The Fibrobacter sp. UWEL genome includes a window with the following:
- a CDS encoding DegV family protein — translation MSLHKLVQISTESLADLNSQLAADFNVAVMPFYVKTNEGQFIDGVDIDQRDLLIYMAKEGASAVSEPASVAEYKAYFENQLKQADYVIHFCMGRNASRGYENATAAAKDLRNVTIMDTPLVSCGIGILAIEASRMAMAGATADEIIKQVPKITRRISSSFIVKETDSLTKRGNIKPWVKTICDRFLLHPCLEPRGTKLNARDAFIGKWDKVAKKYIAQCLRLPYLIDKEVLFIAHIGLNATELKELTDEIEKHCHFEKIIIQEASATISVHGGAGCFGLMFKRRKHESSSSSSKKCTVASRVKNVINAVTNTILKEEYSINQKILHLMIIAVFFTGFISTIITFANGEKLSALVTIFSVFFVLIALYASVVKSNTRAAAILICVVINMITFPIAFFSSGGFDSGMPTWLALGLVCSWFLFKGKECVAMIALNIAVVVTTLTIAYIHPEFVKVVSNRYTFLDTLQTIVCVSVILGATFKFQNHIYEKQRKQYLERDKELQAANKAKSQFLANMSHEIRTPINGIIGMDAMLMKECGEDLTTLEYARNIQSASNSLLSIVNDILDISKIESGKLDLVPVNYKVFNLINDAYNLTAQRAFSKGLNFILDINEALPTELNGDEVRIRQIINNLLSNAIKYTERGNVQLSVYHRPLNDAQVTLCIEVSDTGIGIKKENLNQIFDSFTRLDEKRNRNIEGTGLGLNLTNNLVHMMNGEISVDSVYNEGSTFKVRIPQRIKNRELLGDFEELQRQMLNQKQVQETAVAMPNARALVVDDVHMNLLVAKGFLKQTQMTVDTALSGQEALKLMDEHKYDIIFLDHMMPVMDGIEVFRTVRGKTNCINVTTPIVILTANAVLGEKEEYLRVGFDDYLSKPIQEKELFRVLKQFVKTPEAKEAAPAKSSQPVNETKVKKNSGLDSITGLDTKAGLSLAMNDMDFYKELLQEYIEGNKLQSMDEFFKAADWKNYQINAHSLKSTSMSIGAKTLSEHARLMEAACKSGDTSYIESNHDALQKEYAELLKKLKEALS, via the coding sequence ATGAGTCTGCATAAACTTGTACAGATTTCTACGGAAAGCCTTGCCGACTTAAACTCCCAGCTGGCAGCAGATTTCAACGTCGCCGTCATGCCCTTCTACGTCAAGACCAACGAAGGCCAATTCATCGATGGCGTAGACATTGACCAGCGGGACTTGCTGATCTATATGGCTAAGGAAGGTGCCTCCGCCGTTTCGGAACCTGCATCCGTAGCAGAATACAAAGCCTATTTTGAAAACCAGCTTAAACAAGCGGACTACGTCATTCATTTCTGTATGGGACGTAACGCTAGCCGCGGTTACGAAAACGCAACCGCCGCCGCAAAGGACCTTCGAAACGTCACCATCATGGACACCCCGCTGGTTTCCTGCGGAATTGGCATTCTCGCCATAGAAGCTTCCCGTATGGCAATGGCCGGAGCTACCGCAGACGAAATCATCAAGCAAGTTCCAAAAATCACAAGACGCATTTCCTCCAGCTTTATCGTCAAGGAAACGGATTCCCTCACCAAGCGCGGAAACATCAAGCCTTGGGTCAAAACTATCTGCGACCGTTTCCTACTTCACCCTTGTCTAGAACCTAGAGGGACAAAGCTGAATGCCCGCGATGCCTTCATCGGCAAATGGGACAAGGTTGCCAAAAAGTACATCGCACAGTGTCTGCGACTACCTTATCTAATCGACAAGGAAGTGCTATTTATCGCGCACATCGGTCTTAACGCAACCGAATTAAAGGAACTGACCGACGAAATCGAAAAGCACTGTCATTTCGAGAAAATCATTATCCAGGAGGCCTCCGCCACCATTTCCGTCCACGGCGGTGCAGGATGCTTCGGTCTGATGTTCAAGCGACGCAAGCACGAAAGCAGTTCCAGTTCGTCCAAGAAATGCACAGTTGCAAGTAGAGTCAAGAACGTAATCAACGCGGTAACCAACACCATTCTAAAAGAAGAATACAGCATCAATCAGAAAATTCTGCATTTGATGATTATCGCAGTCTTTTTCACAGGCTTTATTTCGACCATTATCACTTTCGCGAATGGCGAAAAACTTTCAGCGCTAGTCACCATCTTCAGCGTATTCTTCGTTTTAATCGCACTCTACGCCTCCGTAGTCAAGAGTAACACCAGAGCGGCAGCGATTCTCATCTGTGTTGTCATCAACATGATCACATTCCCCATCGCCTTCTTCTCCTCTGGCGGTTTTGACTCCGGCATGCCCACATGGCTCGCTCTAGGCCTAGTGTGTTCCTGGTTCCTCTTCAAGGGCAAAGAATGTGTAGCCATGATTGCATTGAACATTGCCGTAGTCGTCACCACATTGACCATAGCCTATATCCATCCGGAATTTGTGAAGGTCGTTTCCAATAGATACACTTTCCTAGACACATTACAGACAATCGTTTGTGTATCCGTCATCCTAGGCGCCACCTTTAAGTTCCAGAACCACATTTACGAAAAGCAGCGCAAGCAATATCTAGAACGTGACAAGGAACTACAGGCAGCCAACAAGGCAAAGAGCCAGTTCCTTGCCAATATGAGCCACGAGATCCGCACGCCCATCAACGGCATTATCGGCATGGACGCTATGCTCATGAAGGAATGCGGCGAAGACCTGACTACTCTAGAATACGCACGTAATATCCAGAGTGCAAGTAATTCCCTGCTATCCATCGTGAATGACATCCTGGACATTTCCAAAATCGAATCCGGGAAGCTGGACCTTGTCCCCGTCAACTACAAGGTATTCAACCTGATCAACGACGCCTACAACTTGACAGCTCAGCGCGCCTTCAGCAAGGGACTTAACTTCATTCTGGACATCAATGAGGCTCTTCCCACGGAACTGAACGGCGATGAAGTTCGCATCCGTCAAATTATTAACAACCTGCTGTCCAATGCCATTAAGTACACTGAACGAGGCAACGTTCAGCTCAGTGTTTATCATCGACCTCTCAATGATGCCCAGGTAACCCTCTGTATTGAAGTTTCCGATACCGGCATAGGAATCAAGAAAGAAAACTTGAATCAAATTTTTGACAGTTTCACCCGTCTGGATGAGAAACGCAATCGCAATATCGAAGGAACCGGTCTTGGACTGAACCTTACCAACAATTTGGTTCATATGATGAACGGTGAAATATCCGTAGACAGCGTATACAATGAGGGATCCACCTTCAAGGTGCGCATTCCCCAGCGCATCAAGAATCGTGAACTGTTGGGCGATTTCGAAGAATTGCAGAGACAAATGCTCAACCAGAAGCAAGTTCAGGAAACCGCCGTGGCAATGCCCAATGCACGAGCTCTCGTGGTAGATGACGTTCACATGAATTTGCTGGTGGCCAAGGGATTCCTGAAGCAGACCCAAATGACCGTGGATACCGCACTTTCCGGCCAGGAAGCATTAAAGCTCATGGACGAACACAAGTACGACATTATCTTCCTGGATCACATGATGCCCGTTATGGACGGCATTGAAGTGTTCCGTACGGTCAGGGGAAAAACAAACTGCATCAACGTCACAACCCCGATTGTCATTCTGACTGCAAATGCAGTCCTTGGAGAAAAAGAAGAATACCTGCGAGTGGGATTTGACGATTACCTGTCCAAGCCTATTCAGGAAAAGGAATTGTTCCGCGTCCTCAAGCAATTCGTAAAAACACCCGAAGCCAAGGAAGCGGCCCCCGCAAAAAGTTCACAGCCTGTAAACGAAACCAAGGTTAAGAAAAATTCTGGACTAGACAGCATTACGGGTCTAGATACAAAGGCTGGGCTTTCTCTGGCCATGAACGACATGGATTTCTACAAGGAACTGCTCCAGGAATACATCGAAGGAAACAAGCTCCAGTCTATGGATGAATTCTTCAAGGCAGCCGACTGGAAGAATTACCAGATTAACGCCCACTCCCTGAAGAGCACCTCCATGAGCATCGGGGCAAAGACACTTTCCGAGCACGCCCGCCTAATGGAAGCCGCCTGCAAGTCAGGAGACACTTCCTACATCGAAAGCAATCACGACGCCCTCCAGAAGGAATACGCCGAACTGCTGAAAAAGCTAAAGGAAGCCCTCTCTTAA
- a CDS encoding hybrid sensor histidine kinase/response regulator, giving the protein MSILLATVATLLNWGEWIVYVIAAMIVFSWYLHISRVVSNQTRMAIYTLEVAGLMLYYGSDPVSVADLPLVVIIFIFLSAINNAKTPVLILALIFPVELAYLIITGRFEAKPDTTMAMRLVLGALSIFSATAIALFHQKFQQVERDSRLNLEKQAITAREDNKIFMENISHELRTPINAVNGMSQVILKKDLDEELFNSMDSIYKAGRRLSDDISNILDYSEILTNKLQLSENDYEIMSVVNDISTGFIWYDEYDQLELAIDVKQDVPAILHGDEGKIRRILTLLLDYSMKDTTKGGLYLGVSSSPHDYGCNLNIDILNVGKSLTKDEIADIYASFNTSKNMVKGKNGLELGLVVVHGIVAKMGGFIKIDSPDNATSRIHVSFPQKVVSPRPTLVLKDAEKYKVACYFNQDKYVYPQINEIYKRIIENFKSIVGIEIYVADSLSRLKNIISSRSITHIFVAEWEYKMDPKYFETLSETYHTSIFAGKSFQLPNHSNINIFRKPIYTLSILNNLQALTPGQKDFQHSDEFENAQFNGMKALVVDDDALNLRVAREILQQLGMNVQTASSGEDAIERCNFEEFDIIFMDYMMRGMNGIECMKKIHEIRSARYKAIPIIALTANAVSGARHMFLSEGFDEFISKPIEVSRMARVIKKFYREA; this is encoded by the coding sequence ATGAGCATTTTGCTCGCCACGGTCGCCACTCTCCTAAACTGGGGCGAATGGATTGTGTACGTCATCGCGGCCATGATCGTTTTTTCGTGGTACCTCCACATTTCCAGGGTGGTATCCAACCAGACTCGAATGGCAATTTATACGCTAGAAGTGGCAGGACTAATGCTCTACTACGGATCCGACCCCGTTAGCGTAGCAGACCTCCCCCTAGTAGTCATCATTTTCATTTTTCTTTCTGCAATCAACAACGCAAAAACGCCCGTGTTGATTCTCGCCCTGATTTTTCCCGTCGAACTTGCATACCTCATTATAACAGGCCGATTTGAAGCAAAGCCCGACACCACCATGGCCATGCGACTAGTTCTAGGAGCACTTTCCATCTTTAGTGCAACGGCCATCGCCCTATTCCATCAGAAATTCCAGCAGGTAGAACGAGATTCCCGACTGAACTTGGAAAAGCAAGCCATTACCGCCCGTGAAGACAATAAAATCTTCATGGAAAACATCTCCCATGAATTAAGAACGCCCATCAACGCCGTCAACGGAATGAGCCAAGTGATTTTGAAAAAGGACCTGGACGAGGAACTTTTCAATAGCATGGATTCCATCTACAAGGCAGGGCGTAGGCTTTCCGACGACATCAGCAACATTCTGGACTATTCAGAAATTCTTACCAACAAGTTGCAGCTTTCGGAAAACGATTACGAAATCATGTCTGTAGTCAACGACATTTCCACAGGATTCATCTGGTACGATGAATACGACCAGCTGGAGCTCGCCATTGACGTTAAGCAGGATGTTCCCGCCATCCTTCATGGCGATGAAGGAAAGATCAGACGCATCCTCACCCTCCTTCTGGATTACTCCATGAAGGATACCACCAAAGGCGGACTTTACCTGGGAGTATCCTCCAGCCCCCATGATTACGGTTGCAACCTGAATATCGACATTCTTAACGTCGGCAAGAGTTTGACCAAGGACGAGATTGCTGACATCTACGCCAGTTTCAATACTTCCAAAAACATGGTCAAGGGAAAGAACGGTTTGGAGCTGGGTCTTGTGGTCGTCCACGGAATCGTGGCAAAGATGGGCGGTTTCATCAAGATTGACAGCCCCGACAACGCAACGAGCCGCATTCACGTTTCATTCCCCCAGAAGGTGGTTAGCCCCCGTCCCACGTTGGTCCTGAAGGATGCCGAAAAATACAAGGTGGCTTGCTATTTCAACCAGGACAAGTACGTCTACCCGCAAATCAACGAAATCTACAAGCGCATTATCGAGAACTTCAAGAGTATTGTGGGAATCGAAATTTACGTAGCAGATTCACTCAGTCGCCTAAAGAACATCATTTCTTCCAGAAGTATCACCCACATCTTCGTGGCTGAATGGGAATACAAGATGGATCCGAAATACTTCGAAACCTTGAGCGAGACATACCATACCAGCATCTTCGCAGGAAAGAGTTTCCAGCTACCGAACCATAGCAATATCAACATCTTCAGAAAGCCCATCTACACCCTTTCCATCTTGAACAATCTTCAAGCACTTACCCCGGGTCAGAAGGATTTCCAGCATTCTGATGAATTTGAAAACGCCCAGTTTAACGGAATGAAAGCTCTGGTGGTTGACGACGACGCACTGAACCTCCGTGTTGCTCGCGAAATTCTCCAACAGTTGGGAATGAACGTACAGACGGCATCCAGCGGGGAAGACGCCATCGAACGCTGCAACTTCGAGGAATTTGACATCATCTTTATGGACTACATGATGCGCGGTATGAACGGCATCGAGTGCATGAAGAAAATTCACGAAATCAGGAGCGCCCGCTACAAGGCAATTCCAATCATCGCACTTACTGCAAACGCAGTAAGTGGCGCTCGCCACATGTTCCTGAGCGAAGGCTTTGACGAATTTATTTCCAAGCCCATTGAAGTTTCACGAATGGCTCGCGTCATCAAGAAGTTCTATAGGGAGGCGTAA
- the alaS gene encoding alanine--tRNA ligase, whose protein sequence is MPTMTSAQVRESFIKFFESKEHLFVRSSPVVPHDDPTLMFTNAGMNQFKAIFLGDNPKGWKRACNSQKCLRVSGKHNDLDVVGRDNYHHTFFEMLGNWSFGDYYKKEAISWAWELLTEVWKLPKERLFATVYEDDDEAWQIWKDVSGLPDDRIMRFDAHSNFWEMGDTGPCGPCSEIHYDRGDLATQMETFKDPILGVNGENDRYIEIWNNVFMQYERISDGSLIPLKAKNVDTGMGFERICAILQGKKSNYDTDVFTPIISKVAELSGVPYTDDVNGTPHRVIADHIRAVSFAIADGALPSNEGRGYVLRRILRRASRFARLLGQKDAFIYKLVQVLADTMGDAFPEIRQRQAFVTEVIKSEEDRFIKTLDAGLERFENIVAEMGSAKVVPGDKVFVLYDTYGFPPDLTGILAEEKGLTIDEAGFEKCMEEQKERARANMKQGINTMGTEGWTQYSEASTNFVGYELSACETKVVRYREDKGVLSIALETSPFYAEMGGQVGDKGTLVSKDLELAVFDTVKVNDTALCRAKVVKGEANEETMGGVFMATVDDERRSDIRRNHSATHLLQAALREVLGTHVQQQGSYVSPEVLRFDFTHFNGMTAEEIQKVEDIVNAKIMECLPVHTDVMGVDEAKASGAMALFGEKYGDTVRVVKMGANGEEFSKELCGGLHVVNSGNIGMVKIISESSVSAGVRRIEAVSGRGAMTMLRAGAQIVNALRDRLRCKDAEVLERIQQAFEKTQSLEKTLQSVKLELATMIAGDVLNGALDVMGVMLYVREFDMPEDKYKELLDGIQNKLDKGAVAVIANKVNGAGSIAVIVGKDVQAKGIKAGDMVRDLAAACNGKGGGRPDRAQAGTREPEKISAAIKDANNWIRAKLG, encoded by the coding sequence ATGCCTACTATGACTTCTGCGCAGGTGCGCGAATCCTTCATCAAGTTCTTCGAGAGCAAGGAACACTTGTTCGTCCGCAGTTCTCCCGTGGTTCCCCACGATGACCCGACTTTGATGTTCACTAACGCTGGTATGAACCAGTTCAAGGCCATCTTCCTGGGTGACAATCCCAAGGGTTGGAAGCGTGCTTGCAATAGCCAGAAGTGCCTCCGTGTTTCTGGTAAGCATAACGACCTTGACGTTGTGGGTCGCGACAACTACCACCACACTTTCTTCGAAATGCTGGGTAACTGGTCTTTCGGTGACTACTACAAGAAAGAAGCAATTAGCTGGGCATGGGAACTCCTGACTGAAGTTTGGAAGCTCCCCAAGGAACGTCTCTTTGCAACCGTTTACGAAGATGATGACGAAGCATGGCAGATCTGGAAGGACGTTTCCGGTCTCCCCGATGACCGCATCATGCGTTTCGACGCTCACTCCAACTTCTGGGAAATGGGCGACACCGGTCCTTGCGGCCCCTGCTCCGAAATCCACTACGACCGTGGTGACCTTGCTACCCAGATGGAAACCTTCAAGGACCCGATCCTGGGCGTGAACGGTGAAAACGACCGTTACATCGAAATCTGGAACAATGTGTTCATGCAGTACGAACGTATCAGCGATGGCTCTCTCATTCCGCTGAAGGCCAAGAACGTTGATACCGGCATGGGCTTTGAACGTATCTGCGCTATTCTTCAGGGCAAGAAGAGCAACTACGATACCGACGTGTTCACCCCGATTATCTCCAAGGTTGCCGAACTCTCCGGCGTACCTTACACCGACGACGTGAACGGCACCCCCCACCGCGTGATTGCCGACCACATCCGTGCAGTGTCCTTCGCTATTGCCGATGGCGCTCTGCCCTCTAACGAAGGCCGCGGTTACGTGCTCCGTCGTATCCTTCGCCGTGCAAGCCGCTTTGCTCGCCTGCTTGGCCAGAAGGACGCTTTCATTTACAAGCTGGTTCAGGTTCTTGCTGACACCATGGGTGATGCATTCCCCGAAATCCGTCAGCGTCAGGCTTTCGTTACCGAAGTGATCAAGAGCGAAGAAGATCGCTTTATCAAGACTTTGGATGCAGGTCTCGAACGTTTTGAAAACATCGTTGCTGAAATGGGTTCTGCTAAGGTCGTTCCCGGTGACAAGGTCTTTGTGCTGTACGATACCTATGGCTTCCCGCCGGACCTCACTGGCATCCTGGCCGAAGAAAAGGGCCTCACCATCGATGAAGCTGGCTTTGAAAAGTGCATGGAAGAACAGAAGGAACGTGCTCGCGCCAATATGAAGCAGGGCATCAACACCATGGGTACCGAAGGCTGGACCCAGTACTCTGAAGCTTCCACCAACTTCGTGGGTTACGAACTGTCCGCTTGCGAAACTAAGGTTGTTCGCTATCGCGAAGACAAGGGCGTTCTCTCCATCGCTCTGGAAACCTCTCCGTTCTATGCAGAAATGGGCGGCCAGGTTGGCGATAAGGGTACTCTTGTTTCCAAGGATCTTGAACTTGCTGTGTTCGACACCGTCAAGGTGAACGACACCGCTCTCTGTCGCGCCAAGGTGGTGAAGGGCGAAGCTAACGAAGAAACCATGGGCGGCGTCTTCATGGCAACCGTTGATGACGAACGCCGTTCTGACATCCGTCGCAACCACTCCGCAACTCACTTGCTCCAGGCCGCTCTCCGCGAAGTACTTGGCACTCACGTTCAGCAGCAGGGTAGCTACGTTTCTCCGGAAGTTCTCCGCTTTGACTTCACTCACTTCAACGGTATGACTGCCGAAGAAATTCAGAAGGTCGAAGACATCGTGAACGCAAAGATCATGGAATGTCTGCCGGTTCACACCGACGTCATGGGCGTGGACGAAGCTAAGGCTTCTGGTGCTATGGCTCTCTTCGGCGAAAAGTACGGCGATACCGTACGCGTCGTGAAGATGGGTGCAAACGGCGAAGAATTCTCCAAGGAACTTTGCGGTGGCTTGCATGTGGTGAACTCCGGTAACATCGGCATGGTGAAGATTATTTCTGAATCCAGCGTTTCTGCTGGTGTTCGCCGTATCGAAGCTGTTTCTGGCCGCGGTGCCATGACCATGCTCCGCGCTGGCGCTCAGATTGTGAACGCTCTCCGCGATCGCCTCCGTTGTAAGGATGCCGAAGTTCTGGAACGTATCCAGCAGGCTTTCGAAAAGACTCAGTCTCTGGAAAAGACTCTGCAGTCCGTGAAGCTGGAACTGGCAACCATGATCGCTGGCGATGTTCTGAACGGCGCTCTGGACGTGATGGGCGTGATGCTCTACGTTCGCGAATTCGACATGCCGGAAGACAAGTACAAGGAACTCTTGGACGGTATCCAGAACAAGCTGGACAAGGGCGCTGTGGCTGTCATTGCTAACAAGGTTAACGGCGCTGGCTCCATCGCTGTGATCGTGGGCAAGGACGTTCAGGCTAAGGGCATCAAGGCTGGCGACATGGTTCGTGACCTTGCTGCAGCATGTAACGGTAAGGGCGGTGGCCGTCCGGACCGCGCTCAGGCTGGTACCCGCGAACCTGAAAAGATTTCCGCAGCTATCAAGGATGCCAACAACTGGATTAGAGCTAAGTTGGGCTAA
- a CDS encoding GSCFA domain-containing protein: protein MELFTKIDIPQADFRIDYKSNLVFIGSCFAENISRRFADRKFHVLANPLGVVYNPLSIENQIAKIVGSPEFGDGCADNWSRWDYQGSYPSEELRQVIKNTRDSLAKADVVFITLGTAFVYFLKETGKAVANCHKEPANLFERRLIAVEEAAEAIRNICHWILRSAQNDERVAQNDNGTTPKDVKIVFTVSPLRHLNDGAHGNNLSKATLHLAIEKVLQEFADTAGANSSAVSYFPSYEIVMDELRDYRFYAEDMSHLTATAEEYIFERMRDTYCNEKTIADMKQVEKFMKTVNHRIVDTSSPKAAELTQLIAEKAEQLEKQILGLILR from the coding sequence ATGGAACTTTTCACGAAAATAGACATTCCCCAGGCCGATTTCAGAATCGACTACAAGTCCAACCTGGTATTCATCGGTTCCTGCTTTGCAGAAAACATCTCCAGGCGTTTCGCGGACAGAAAGTTTCATGTCCTGGCAAATCCCCTAGGCGTCGTCTACAACCCACTTTCCATTGAAAACCAGATTGCAAAAATCGTAGGTTCCCCGGAGTTTGGAGATGGTTGCGCCGATAATTGGAGTCGTTGGGATTACCAGGGATCCTATCCCAGCGAGGAGCTCCGTCAGGTAATAAAAAACACTCGTGACAGTTTAGCCAAGGCCGACGTGGTGTTCATTACTTTAGGCACCGCATTCGTGTACTTCTTGAAGGAAACGGGTAAAGCCGTGGCCAACTGCCATAAGGAACCCGCTAATTTATTCGAAAGAAGACTGATTGCAGTTGAGGAAGCTGCAGAAGCGATAAGGAACATTTGCCACTGGATTCTTCGCTCCGCTCAGAATGACGAAAGAGTGGCTCAGAATGACAACGGGACGACTCCGAAGGATGTCAAAATTGTCTTCACAGTTTCACCGTTACGTCATTTGAACGATGGCGCCCACGGGAACAATCTTTCCAAAGCAACGCTGCACTTGGCCATCGAAAAGGTTTTGCAGGAGTTCGCCGATACCGCTGGAGCAAATAGTTCCGCAGTGTCCTACTTCCCTAGCTACGAAATCGTCATGGACGAGCTGCGGGATTACCGTTTCTACGCAGAAGATATGAGTCACTTAACTGCCACCGCCGAGGAATACATCTTCGAACGCATGCGCGATACCTATTGCAATGAAAAGACTATCGCCGACATGAAGCAGGTGGAAAAATTCATGAAGACAGTGAACCACAGAATCGTGGACACATCTTCACCCAAGGCTGCAGAATTGACACAACTGATTGCAGAAAAAGCAGAGCAATTAGAAAAGCAAATTCTCGGATTAATACTTCGCTAA
- a CDS encoding geranylgeranylglyceryl/heptaprenylglyceryl phosphate synthase produces the protein MKIGKTEARLNAEIEKRGALFAVLLDPDTSDEAAFVKAGAMAAENGADLLLVGGSYLGNFTLPKAVAALKANVDLPVVLFPGGASQVVPGFDAMLFMTLVSGRNPNYLIDEQVRGGALVRALNMEAIPTAYQLINSGKRTTVEYISNTMPVPANKPKLSMVNSIAAELMGMRYVYLEAGSGAEEPVPVEHIAYTRKATEMTIITGGGIKDPQTAAVRVAAGANIIVTGTLWEKVQDPKLLSEFAAAIHTKG, from the coding sequence ATGAAAATCGGAAAGACTGAAGCTCGTCTGAATGCAGAAATCGAAAAGCGCGGCGCCCTGTTCGCAGTGCTCTTGGATCCGGACACTTCTGATGAAGCCGCCTTCGTGAAGGCTGGTGCCATGGCTGCCGAAAACGGCGCGGACTTGCTCCTGGTGGGCGGTTCCTATCTGGGTAACTTTACTCTGCCCAAGGCTGTTGCCGCTCTTAAGGCAAACGTGGATCTTCCCGTTGTTCTGTTCCCTGGTGGCGCCTCTCAGGTGGTGCCGGGCTTTGATGCCATGCTGTTCATGACTTTGGTCAGCGGTCGCAATCCCAACTACCTGATCGACGAACAGGTTCGCGGTGGCGCCCTGGTCCGTGCCTTGAACATGGAAGCTATTCCTACGGCTTACCAGCTGATTAACAGCGGTAAACGTACTACGGTGGAATACATTAGCAACACCATGCCGGTTCCTGCCAACAAGCCCAAGCTCAGCATGGTGAACTCTATCGCTGCAGAGTTGATGGGTATGCGCTATGTGTATTTGGAAGCGGGCAGTGGTGCCGAAGAACCGGTTCCTGTGGAACACATTGCCTATACTCGTAAGGCTACCGAAATGACCATCATTACCGGTGGTGGCATTAAGGACCCTCAGACTGCTGCGGTTCGTGTAGCTGCTGGCGCAAATATCATTGTGACCGGCACCCTGTGGGAAAAGGTTCAGGACCCGAAGCTTCTGTCTGAATTCGCCGCCGCTATCCATACCAAGGGATAG
- a CDS encoding CotH kinase family protein, translated as MRFPLDILKNTGKEILRHISTAGLGLLAAAFLSGCFWDETDPVLLDANGKEYLPLDDSEYPYAGLPRVVIETKDYAQIRDVTTEHKAKLQIYGADGPQDSVLELTVRGRGNSSAKMPKYGLKLEFNEKQSMFGMPQNRDWALIANYGDKTYIRNHMIFRLSEWLEASYTPRDQFVELFLNRKYMGLYQFTETVKVAKNRVNIPKNEYSFLFEKEDSKKLDTPYVSTKQDRSFHIKSPKNLTKESAELLREKLIYFEYYLSQITYNAQNQMDDWIDLESYVLQYWLQEYSKNEDGNFSRSIFMTWEKDQPIHFGPIWDLDLGFGNQSYPKNRGADGWYIRNGHWHRDIFKDRDVRNKAASFWAEHREQFRALIDSIPLYVSEIRDAIDNEYKRWPIITNTENWALKKPYDSYEEAVENLKDWTLKRFQWIEDNL; from the coding sequence ATGAGGTTTCCATTGGACATTCTAAAAAATACAGGCAAGGAGATCCTGCGGCATATAAGTACCGCAGGTCTTGGGCTGCTTGCAGCCGCTTTCCTGTCAGGATGTTTCTGGGACGAAACTGATCCCGTCCTGTTGGACGCTAACGGCAAGGAATACCTTCCCCTAGACGATTCGGAATACCCATACGCAGGCCTCCCCCGCGTCGTTATTGAAACCAAGGACTACGCCCAGATTCGAGATGTCACTACGGAACACAAGGCCAAGCTGCAAATTTATGGAGCCGATGGTCCCCAGGATTCAGTATTGGAATTAACAGTTCGCGGCCGCGGAAACTCCAGCGCCAAAATGCCTAAATACGGATTGAAGTTGGAATTCAATGAAAAGCAATCCATGTTCGGAATGCCCCAAAATCGAGATTGGGCGCTGATCGCCAACTACGGTGACAAGACATACATTCGCAACCACATGATCTTTAGGCTTTCGGAATGGCTAGAAGCCAGCTACACCCCTAGGGATCAATTCGTGGAACTCTTCCTCAACCGCAAATACATGGGGCTCTATCAATTCACGGAAACCGTGAAGGTGGCCAAAAATCGCGTAAACATTCCCAAGAACGAATATTCCTTCCTATTCGAAAAGGAAGACTCAAAAAAATTGGATACTCCTTACGTCTCCACCAAGCAGGATCGAAGTTTCCACATCAAAAGTCCAAAGAATCTTACGAAAGAATCCGCCGAACTTCTTAGAGAAAAACTGATTTATTTCGAGTATTATTTATCTCAAATCACCTACAACGCCCAAAACCAAATGGACGATTGGATCGACCTGGAATCTTACGTTCTGCAATATTGGCTGCAGGAATATTCTAAAAACGAAGATGGCAATTTTTCCCGAAGCATTTTCATGACCTGGGAAAAGGATCAGCCCATTCATTTCGGTCCTATCTGGGACCTGGATCTCGGCTTCGGAAATCAGTCCTATCCCAAAAATCGCGGTGCCGATGGATGGTACATCCGCAATGGACACTGGCATCGAGACATCTTCAAGGATCGTGACGTCAGAAATAAGGCCGCCAGTTTTTGGGCGGAACACCGAGAGCAGTTCCGCGCCCTCATCGACAGCATTCCTCTATACGTAAGCGAGATCCGAGACGCTATCGACAACGAATACAAGCGCTGGCCCATTATCACGAATACGGAGAACTGGGCATTAAAAAAGCCCTACGACTCTTATGAGGAAGCCGTAGAGAACTTAAAGGACTGGACCTTAAAGCGATTCCAGTGGATCGAGGACAATCTTTAA